A stretch of Microbacterium sp. LWH3-1.2 DNA encodes these proteins:
- a CDS encoding DUF7455 domain-containing protein, translating into MTTLSTPTEPGAVLEHRLTAMDRCDSCGAQAYIAAEVNGSELLFCAHHGRKYEEKLRAIATSWHDETARLAE; encoded by the coding sequence ATGACCACGCTATCGACACCCACCGAGCCCGGCGCCGTCCTCGAGCACCGCCTCACGGCGATGGATCGTTGCGACTCCTGCGGCGCACAGGCGTACATCGCGGCCGAGGTCAACGGCAGCGAGCTCCTCTTCTGCGCCCACCACGGACGCAAGTACGAAGAGAAGCTTCGCGCCATCGCGACCTCGTGGCACGACGAGACCGCTCGCCTCGCCGAGTAG
- a CDS encoding DNA gyrase/topoisomerase IV subunit B has protein sequence MTAEYSAHHLQVLEGLEAVRKRPGMYIGSTDSRGLMHCLWEIIDNSVDEALAGHGSRIDIVLHADGSVEVRDRARGIPVDIEPRTGLTGVEVVFTKLHAGGKFGGGSYAASGGLHGVGASVVNALSERLDVEVDRGGKTWAMSFHRGEPGVFSNGSPDSGFTPFEERSELRVAGRAAKGVTGTRIRYWADRQIFTKDAAFNLQELEQRARQTAFLVPGLEIVIRDERPGTEAGEPVETSYRFDGGISEFADFLAPDSGVTDTWRLTGEGMFTETVPVLQPSGAMVPTELERECHVDIAVRWGTGYETVSRSFVNIIATPKGGTHQQGFEQGLMKVLRDQVAQNTRRLKVGNDKLEKDDILAGLTAVLTVRVAEPQFEGQTKEVLGTPAVRQIVSNVVTRELTARFTSPKRDDKAQTSLLLDKVVSEMKARISARTHKETQRRKNALESSSLPAKLADCRSNDVAESELFIVEGDSALGTAKLARNSEFQALLPIRGKILNVQKASISDMLSNAECAAIIQVIGAGSGRSFDLDTARYGKIILMSDADVDGAHIRTLLLTLFFRYMRPLIDEGRVYAAVPPLHRVVVMNPGSKPNETIYTYSEAELHGLLTKLTKAGKRWQEPVQRYKGLGEMDADQLATTTMDRSGRTLRRVRMQDAEAAASVFELLMGNDVAPRKEFIIDSSDRLVRERIDA, from the coding sequence GTGACCGCCGAGTACTCCGCCCATCATCTCCAGGTGCTCGAAGGGCTCGAAGCGGTCCGCAAGCGACCTGGCATGTACATCGGCTCGACCGACTCGCGCGGCCTCATGCACTGCCTGTGGGAGATCATCGACAACTCCGTCGACGAGGCACTCGCCGGCCACGGCTCACGCATCGACATCGTGCTCCACGCCGACGGCAGCGTCGAGGTGCGCGACCGCGCCCGCGGCATCCCGGTCGACATCGAGCCGCGCACAGGGCTGACCGGCGTCGAGGTCGTCTTCACCAAGCTCCACGCGGGTGGCAAGTTCGGGGGCGGCTCGTACGCCGCATCGGGCGGTCTGCACGGCGTCGGGGCATCGGTCGTCAACGCGCTCTCGGAGCGCCTCGACGTCGAGGTCGACCGCGGCGGCAAGACGTGGGCGATGTCGTTCCACCGGGGCGAGCCCGGTGTCTTCTCGAACGGCAGCCCCGACTCGGGCTTCACCCCCTTCGAGGAGCGCAGCGAGCTGCGGGTCGCGGGCCGCGCCGCGAAGGGCGTGACCGGCACGCGCATCCGCTATTGGGCGGATCGCCAGATCTTCACGAAGGACGCGGCGTTCAACCTGCAGGAGCTCGAGCAGCGCGCGCGCCAGACCGCGTTCCTGGTCCCGGGCCTCGAGATCGTCATCCGCGACGAGCGACCCGGCACCGAGGCCGGCGAGCCTGTCGAGACGAGCTACCGGTTCGACGGCGGCATCTCCGAGTTCGCCGACTTCCTCGCACCCGACTCCGGCGTCACCGACACGTGGCGACTCACCGGTGAGGGCATGTTCACCGAGACCGTCCCGGTGCTGCAGCCCTCGGGCGCGATGGTGCCGACAGAGCTCGAGCGCGAGTGCCACGTCGACATCGCCGTCAGGTGGGGAACCGGTTACGAGACGGTGTCGCGCTCGTTCGTCAACATCATCGCCACACCCAAGGGCGGCACGCACCAGCAGGGGTTCGAACAGGGCCTCATGAAGGTGCTGCGCGATCAGGTGGCGCAGAACACACGTCGCCTGAAGGTCGGCAACGACAAGCTCGAGAAGGACGACATCCTCGCCGGGCTCACCGCCGTGCTGACCGTGCGCGTCGCCGAGCCGCAGTTCGAGGGTCAGACCAAGGAGGTGCTCGGCACACCGGCGGTCCGCCAGATCGTGTCGAACGTCGTCACGCGCGAACTCACCGCGCGCTTCACGTCGCCGAAGCGCGACGACAAGGCGCAGACCTCGCTGCTGCTCGACAAGGTCGTCTCCGAGATGAAGGCGCGCATCTCCGCGCGCACCCACAAAGAGACGCAGCGCCGCAAGAACGCGCTCGAGTCCTCGTCGCTCCCTGCGAAGCTCGCTGACTGCCGGTCGAACGACGTCGCCGAGTCGGAGCTGTTCATCGTCGAGGGCGACTCGGCCCTGGGCACCGCCAAGCTCGCACGCAACAGCGAGTTCCAGGCGCTGCTGCCGATCCGCGGCAAGATCCTCAACGTCCAGAAGGCGTCCATCAGCGACATGCTCTCGAACGCGGAGTGCGCCGCGATCATCCAGGTGATCGGAGCCGGCTCGGGCCGCTCGTTCGACCTCGACACCGCGCGCTACGGCAAGATCATCCTGATGAGCGACGCCGACGTCGACGGCGCCCACATCCGCACGCTGCTGCTGACCCTGTTCTTCCGGTACATGCGACCGCTCATCGACGAGGGCCGCGTGTACGCCGCCGTCCCGCCGCTGCACCGCGTGGTCGTGATGAACCCCGGTTCCAAGCCCAACGAGACGATCTACACGTACTCCGAGGCCGAGCTGCATGGACTCCTCACGAAGCTCACGAAGGCCGGCAAGCGTTGGCAGGAGCCGGTTCAGCGCTACAAGGGCCTCGGCGAGATGGACGCGGACCAGTTGGCCACGACGACCATGGACCGGAGCGGCCGCACGCTCCGACGCGTGCGGATGCAGGATGCCGAGGCGGCGGCATCCGTCTTCGAACTGCTGATGGGCAACGACGTGGCGCCGCGCAAGGAGTTCATCATCGACTCCAGCGATCGCCTGGTGCGCGAGCGCATCGACGCGTGA
- a CDS encoding alkaline phosphatase family protein has protein sequence MTLSLPVDPPRARSLTRVVTEMSAALDGSSEWFAPARSAIVWVLDGLGVSNLSARSGHARFLSEARSKKDVARSVFPSTTAAALTSLLTGTLPGEHGIVGYRARVPGTDDVVNLLRGWDTDGLPLEFQRAAPLSATLGRPFLAVSRNEYAGTGFTAATLGDAEFHGADDLDERVSLAADLAAQHPGSLIYLYAPDLDAIGHKRGWESDEWVAGLERVDAAARTLSTSLDRGTGVVVTSDHGMVDVPRHRHLLLEEGDDLLDGVRLIGGEPRMLHLYAESGAADAVLGRWRQAEASRSWVFSRAELESSGLVGTVEPEVAARIGDVIVAARAGVAYYDDRLADKAPQKMIGQHGSLTDEERIVPLIRLGAFAGA, from the coding sequence ATGACCCTCAGCCTACCCGTGGACCCGCCGCGCGCCCGGAGCCTCACCCGTGTCGTGACCGAGATGTCGGCAGCGCTCGACGGCAGCTCGGAGTGGTTCGCGCCGGCGCGGAGCGCCATCGTCTGGGTGCTCGACGGACTCGGTGTCTCCAACCTCTCGGCCCGATCCGGGCACGCCCGCTTCCTCAGCGAGGCTCGCTCGAAGAAGGATGTCGCGCGCTCGGTCTTCCCGTCGACGACGGCTGCCGCACTGACCAGCCTGCTGACGGGCACGCTGCCGGGGGAGCACGGCATCGTCGGCTATCGGGCGCGCGTACCCGGCACCGACGACGTGGTGAATCTGCTGCGCGGCTGGGACACCGACGGCCTGCCCTTGGAGTTCCAGCGGGCAGCCCCGCTGTCCGCCACGCTCGGCAGGCCGTTCCTCGCCGTGTCGCGCAACGAGTACGCGGGCACCGGCTTCACGGCGGCCACCCTCGGCGACGCCGAATTCCACGGCGCCGACGACCTCGACGAGCGCGTGAGCCTCGCCGCCGACCTCGCGGCGCAGCATCCGGGTTCCCTCATCTATCTCTATGCGCCCGATCTCGACGCGATCGGCCACAAGCGCGGCTGGGAGTCCGATGAATGGGTCGCCGGGCTGGAGCGGGTGGATGCCGCGGCCCGCACGCTCTCGACATCCCTCGACCGCGGCACCGGCGTCGTGGTCACGTCGGACCACGGCATGGTCGACGTGCCGCGGCATCGCCATCTCCTTCTGGAGGAGGGGGACGACCTGCTCGACGGCGTCCGCCTCATCGGCGGAGAACCTCGGATGCTCCACCTGTACGCGGAGTCGGGTGCGGCAGATGCGGTGCTGGGGAGGTGGCGGCAGGCCGAGGCATCCCGTTCGTGGGTCTTCTCACGCGCCGAACTCGAGTCGTCAGGGCTGGTGGGCACGGTCGAGCCGGAAGTCGCTGCGCGGATCGGCGACGTGATCGTCGCCGCGCGCGCGGGCGTCGCATACTACGACGACCGGCTCGCCGACAAGGCCCCGCAGAAGATGATCGGGCAGCATGGCTCGCTGACCGACGAGGAGCGGATCGTGCCGCTCATCCGGCTCGGCGCGTTCGCCGGAGCCTGA
- a CDS encoding DNA gyrase/topoisomerase IV subunit A, whose translation MPASRTDSSSADHGRIEDVDVSSEMQTSFLEYAYSVIYSRALPDARDGLKPVQRRILFQMADMGLRPDRGHVKSARVVGEVMGKLHPHGDAPIYDALVRLAQPFSLRVPLVDGHGNFGSLDDGPAAPRYTEARLAPPALALTENLDEDVVDFIPNYDGQFQQPEVLPAAFPNLVVNGTTGIAVGMATNMAPHNLVEVVGAATHLLENPEATVDELMEFVPGPDLPGGGIIVGLDGIKDAYTNGRGSFRTRAKVSIESLGPRRTGLVVTELPYLVGPERVIEKIKDAVNAKKLQGIADVNDLTDRHHGLRLVIGIKTGFDPQAVLDHLYRLTPLEDSFSINNVALVEGQPQTLGLRELLRVYLDHRISVVTRRSRYRLERRRERLHLVEGLLIAILDIDEVIQVIRTSDDSEQARTRLMSVFDLSEAQSEYILELRLRRLTKFSRIELEAERDNLKKEIAQLEELLGSDVLLRAQVAHELDAAAEAFGTPRRTLLLNGGPVQPRSRAAAAAADLQIADAPCRVFLSATGRMVRAELVADAPAGGIVAPSRRSKHDAIRSAVDATTRGDIGVVTNLGRLVRFSPVDLPSVPGNSVQLAAGTRGDQYLGLSGGEHIVALVPLADAPPIAIGTAQGIVKRVAASEIANKHDVEIIALKDGDRVVGAAPASDGAELVFVASDAQLLRFDASSVRPQGRSAGGMAGIRLTDGAQVIAFDVVGPSEFDAVVVTIAGSTTALAGTDAGSAKVSLFSEFPAKGRATGGVRAQRFLRGEDALTIAWVGTEPRAVGPDGATRALPESGAKRDASGTALDGVIGAVGTGIR comes from the coding sequence ATGCCCGCTTCCCGCACCGATTCCTCCTCAGCCGACCACGGACGCATCGAGGACGTCGACGTCTCTTCGGAGATGCAGACGTCGTTCCTCGAGTACGCGTACTCGGTCATCTACTCGCGCGCGCTCCCCGACGCGCGCGACGGACTCAAGCCGGTGCAGCGTCGCATCCTGTTCCAGATGGCCGACATGGGCCTTCGTCCGGACCGCGGCCATGTGAAGAGCGCCCGTGTGGTCGGCGAGGTGATGGGAAAGCTGCACCCGCACGGCGACGCCCCCATCTACGACGCCCTCGTGCGTCTCGCACAGCCCTTCTCGCTGCGTGTGCCCCTGGTCGACGGGCACGGAAACTTCGGCTCGCTCGACGACGGTCCCGCCGCACCCCGGTACACCGAGGCCCGTCTCGCCCCGCCGGCGCTGGCCCTCACCGAGAACCTCGACGAGGACGTCGTCGACTTCATCCCGAACTACGACGGCCAGTTCCAGCAGCCGGAGGTGCTGCCGGCCGCGTTCCCCAACCTCGTCGTCAACGGTACGACCGGCATCGCGGTCGGCATGGCGACCAACATGGCGCCGCACAACCTGGTCGAGGTCGTGGGAGCCGCGACGCACCTGCTCGAGAACCCTGAGGCGACGGTCGACGAACTGATGGAGTTCGTGCCCGGTCCCGACCTTCCCGGCGGCGGCATCATCGTCGGCCTGGACGGCATCAAGGATGCGTACACGAACGGCCGCGGCAGCTTCCGCACGCGGGCGAAGGTGTCGATCGAATCCCTCGGCCCGCGCCGCACCGGCCTCGTCGTGACCGAGCTGCCGTACCTCGTCGGCCCCGAGCGCGTGATCGAGAAGATCAAGGACGCCGTCAACGCCAAGAAGCTCCAGGGCATCGCCGACGTCAACGATCTGACCGACCGCCACCATGGCCTGCGCCTGGTGATCGGCATCAAGACGGGATTCGACCCGCAGGCGGTGCTCGACCACCTCTACCGTCTGACGCCGCTCGAGGACTCGTTCAGCATCAACAACGTCGCCCTCGTCGAGGGACAGCCGCAGACGCTCGGACTTCGTGAGCTCCTGCGCGTCTACCTCGACCACCGAATCAGCGTGGTCACGCGCCGCAGCCGCTACCGTCTCGAGCGTCGCAGGGAACGCCTGCACCTCGTCGAGGGCCTGCTCATCGCGATCCTCGACATCGATGAGGTCATCCAGGTCATCCGTACATCCGACGACAGCGAGCAGGCGCGCACGCGCCTGATGAGCGTCTTCGACCTGTCGGAGGCGCAGTCCGAGTACATCCTCGAGCTGCGACTGCGTCGCCTCACGAAGTTCTCGCGCATCGAGCTCGAGGCCGAGCGCGACAACCTCAAGAAGGAGATCGCCCAGCTCGAGGAGTTGCTCGGCAGCGACGTGCTCCTGCGCGCGCAGGTGGCGCACGAATTGGATGCCGCCGCCGAGGCGTTCGGCACCCCGCGGCGCACGCTGCTGCTCAACGGCGGACCCGTCCAGCCGCGCTCGCGTGCGGCTGCGGCAGCCGCCGACCTGCAGATCGCCGATGCGCCGTGCCGCGTCTTCCTCTCTGCCACCGGCCGCATGGTGCGTGCCGAGCTCGTGGCCGATGCACCCGCCGGGGGCATCGTCGCGCCATCACGACGCTCCAAGCACGACGCCATCCGCTCGGCGGTGGACGCCACCACGCGCGGCGACATCGGCGTGGTGACGAACCTCGGCCGCCTGGTGCGCTTCTCCCCCGTCGACCTGCCGTCCGTGCCGGGAAACTCCGTGCAGCTGGCGGCCGGGACGCGTGGCGACCAGTACCTCGGACTGAGTGGCGGCGAGCACATCGTCGCGCTCGTGCCGCTCGCAGACGCCCCGCCGATTGCCATCGGAACAGCGCAGGGCATCGTCAAGCGTGTGGCCGCCAGCGAGATCGCCAACAAGCACGACGTCGAGATCATCGCCCTCAAGGACGGCGACCGGGTCGTCGGCGCCGCCCCCGCCTCGGACGGCGCCGAGCTGGTGTTCGTGGCCAGCGACGCGCAGCTGCTGCGCTTCGACGCGTCATCTGTGCGCCCGCAGGGCCGGTCCGCCGGCGGCATGGCCGGCATCCGCCTCACCGACGGCGCACAGGTCATCGCGTTCGACGTCGTCGGGCCCTCCGAGTTCGACGCCGTCGTGGTGACGATCGCCGGCTCGACGACGGCGCTCGCGGGCACCGACGCCGGCAGCGCCAAGGTGTCGCTGTTCAGCGAGTTCCCCGCGAAGGGCCGGGCGACCGGCGGTGTGCGCGCTCAGCGGTTCCTCCGTGGAGAGGATGCGCTCACGATCGCCTGGGTCGGCACCGAACCGCGCGCCGTCGGGCCGGACGGCGCGACCCGCGCTTTGCCGGAGTCCGGCGCGAAGCGCGACGCGTCGGGCACCGCGCTCGACGGAGTCATCGGCGCCGTCGGCACCGGCATCCGCTGA
- a CDS encoding coenzyme F420-0:L-glutamate ligase, protein MSEANAGKALTVQVEGSSFARIPIRTRVVMPGDDLDAFVREYAADAVREGDLLFVTEKIVAITQGRSYLVEDITPRRLALFLSKYVTRTPYGIGLGMPETMEMALRECGTLRILFAAAVSAVTKLFGRKGDFYRIAGDKARAIDGPTSGTIPPYNKAVVLGPERPREVATHLKALLGGVPEVAVVDINDLGGNILGSTLDKAEEKRLVSILRDNPLGQGHQSTPLGIVRTI, encoded by the coding sequence GTGAGTGAGGCGAACGCCGGCAAGGCGCTCACCGTACAGGTCGAAGGCTCGTCGTTCGCGCGCATCCCGATCCGCACGCGGGTCGTGATGCCGGGCGACGACCTCGACGCCTTCGTCCGCGAGTACGCGGCCGATGCGGTGCGCGAAGGCGACCTGCTGTTCGTGACGGAGAAGATCGTCGCGATCACGCAGGGACGCTCGTACCTCGTCGAGGACATCACGCCGCGCAGGTTGGCGCTCTTCCTCTCGAAGTACGTCACCCGCACGCCCTACGGCATCGGACTCGGCATGCCCGAGACGATGGAGATGGCGCTGCGAGAGTGCGGCACGCTCCGCATCCTCTTCGCGGCCGCCGTCTCCGCCGTGACCAAGCTGTTCGGCCGCAAGGGCGACTTCTATCGCATCGCCGGCGACAAAGCCCGCGCGATCGACGGACCGACGTCGGGAACGATCCCCCCGTACAACAAGGCCGTCGTGCTCGGACCCGAGCGCCCGCGCGAGGTCGCGACCCACCTCAAGGCGCTGCTCGGCGGGGTACCCGAGGTGGCCGTGGTCGACATCAACGACCTCGGCGGCAACATCCTCGGCTCCACGCTCGACAAGGCGGAAGAGAAGCGTCTCGTCTCGATCCTCAGGGACAACCCGCTGGGTCAGGGCCACCAGTCGACGCCGCTCGGCATCGTCCGGACGATCTGA
- a CDS encoding alanine racemase C-terminal domain-containing protein, producing the protein MSSAIPGHDHAVPGSDPRSAPVARVSRAALTANARAAWERGIRWYDPSILEADAWGHGAELARRVLAREGFTSGASVRARRRQDSEPWAMPARAQHLSPSWFFGLTGVQHPTAPALRLTGTVLSVKDLRAGEGVSYGYAYRAPADTRVALVTGGYAQGIVRGLGGAVHVVIAGERHAIVGRVAMDVCVVEIADAAIPRGAEVLFLGDPALGEPSLADWVHATGLTAGELITAVGLRATRVEAP; encoded by the coding sequence GTGAGTTCCGCGATCCCTGGGCACGACCATGCCGTGCCGGGATCGGACCCCCGCAGCGCCCCGGTTGCACGCGTCTCGCGGGCTGCACTCACCGCGAACGCCCGGGCCGCGTGGGAGCGCGGCATCCGTTGGTACGACCCGTCGATCCTGGAAGCGGATGCCTGGGGACACGGCGCGGAGCTCGCGCGGCGCGTGCTCGCGAGGGAGGGCTTCACGTCCGGAGCGAGCGTTCGCGCGAGGCGCCGCCAGGATTCCGAGCCCTGGGCGATGCCCGCGAGAGCGCAGCATCTCTCGCCCTCGTGGTTCTTCGGGCTCACCGGTGTGCAGCACCCGACGGCGCCGGCCCTTCGACTCACGGGCACCGTGCTCTCGGTGAAGGATCTCCGGGCCGGGGAAGGCGTGTCGTACGGCTACGCGTACCGCGCGCCGGCCGACACCCGTGTCGCGCTGGTCACCGGCGGCTATGCCCAGGGCATCGTGCGCGGGCTCGGCGGCGCGGTTCACGTGGTGATCGCGGGGGAGCGGCACGCCATCGTCGGGCGCGTCGCGATGGACGTGTGCGTGGTGGAGATCGCGGATGCTGCGATCCCGCGCGGCGCGGAGGTCCTCTTCCTCGGCGACCCGGCGCTGGGCGAGCCGTCGCTCGCCGACTGGGTGCACGCCACGGGGCTGACCGCCGGCGAGCTGATCACGGCGGTCGGACTTCGCGCCACCCGTGTGGAGGCACCGTGA
- a CDS encoding alanine racemase, translating to MTARLSVDLDALVANVARVRDTVSPAELMLVVKDDAYGHGLAPVVRAASATGVTWFGAFDVRTGCAVRDAVGDDARIFAWIAASRDDLDAAVARGIDLGIGDADLLEELAEAARDAGSTVRAHLKIDTGLHRNGVRPEQWPGFVSRAAALQTEGVIDVVGVWSHIAEASDAEDDDARLVYEWALDAAAAVGLRPAMRHLAASAASFARPPFRYDMVRVGAFCYGIRSAGGPSAADLGLTPIGTLEADVIEVAGESVRVDLGSLHGLPSTLRTRAVVGTPAGSRPLIAVGDSDSLVAAWPGAAVGDAVTIYGPGASGEASATDLAELIGTIGEEIALRVSPLVERRYTRR from the coding sequence GTGACCGCCCGCCTCTCCGTCGACCTCGATGCCCTCGTGGCGAACGTCGCGCGCGTGCGCGACACGGTGTCTCCCGCCGAGCTGATGCTCGTGGTCAAGGACGACGCCTACGGCCACGGCCTGGCGCCCGTCGTGCGGGCCGCCTCCGCAACGGGGGTGACCTGGTTCGGCGCCTTCGACGTGCGGACGGGGTGTGCGGTGCGCGATGCCGTCGGCGACGACGCCCGGATCTTCGCCTGGATCGCTGCCTCACGCGACGACCTCGACGCCGCCGTCGCCCGGGGGATCGACCTCGGCATCGGCGACGCCGATCTGCTGGAGGAGCTCGCGGAGGCCGCGCGGGACGCCGGCTCGACGGTGCGCGCGCACCTCAAGATCGACACCGGCCTGCACCGCAACGGCGTGCGGCCGGAGCAGTGGCCGGGGTTCGTGTCGCGCGCGGCTGCGCTGCAGACGGAAGGCGTCATCGACGTCGTGGGTGTCTGGAGCCACATCGCGGAGGCGTCGGACGCCGAGGACGACGACGCCCGCCTGGTCTACGAGTGGGCGCTCGACGCGGCCGCGGCCGTGGGCCTCCGCCCGGCGATGCGTCATCTGGCCGCCAGCGCCGCCTCGTTCGCCCGTCCGCCGTTCCGCTACGACATGGTTCGCGTAGGGGCGTTCTGCTACGGCATCCGCTCGGCCGGAGGCCCCTCCGCCGCCGACCTCGGCCTCACGCCGATCGGAACGCTCGAGGCCGACGTGATCGAGGTGGCCGGAGAGTCCGTCAGGGTCGATCTCGGATCTCTCCACGGGCTTCCGTCAACACTGCGCACTCGCGCGGTGGTCGGAACACCCGCCGGGAGCCGGCCGCTCATCGCCGTCGGAGACTCGGATTCTCTCGTCGCCGCGTGGCCGGGAGCCGCCGTCGGGGATGCCGTCACCATCTACGGTCCGGGCGCTTCCGGCGAAGCGAGCGCGACGGATCTCGCGGAGCTCATCGGCACGATCGGTGAGGAGATCGCCCTGCGCGTGTCACCGCTCGTGGAACGCAGATACACCCGCCGCTGA
- a CDS encoding sugar-transfer associated ATP-grasp domain-containing protein — translation MSSQGLALSNRLRYLAWRVRRIDVGSVLERAHETAHAHGKWTPAVVVDMLWSAGFKQVGFQDYVDYDFAILNRSERATYMTHPVSNELSQKYDDPAYRGRFQDKVEFDRTFSDFLRREWMVVEEGNADAVRTFAQKHGTIVTKEPVGQAGTGVHRYHAADVSDWDDFHRGLLSRGELLIEEVIRQHADLAAVCPGTVNTTRVTAFFDGEKTHILAMAQKFGRGAVSDQMTFGGFYTMLDENGHAVGPGYDSHGHVHEKHPDSGFLIADFQLPMIDEVRAFVDQVARVVPQIQYVGWDIVVSPDGPVLVEGNWGAGVYENKPSVTGIRTGHKPRYREAIGF, via the coding sequence ATGTCTTCTCAGGGCCTCGCCCTCTCGAACCGCCTTCGCTACCTCGCCTGGCGGGTCCGTCGCATCGATGTAGGCTCCGTGCTGGAGCGCGCGCACGAGACCGCGCACGCGCACGGCAAGTGGACCCCCGCGGTCGTGGTCGACATGCTGTGGTCGGCCGGTTTCAAGCAGGTCGGCTTCCAGGACTACGTCGACTACGACTTCGCGATCCTGAACCGGTCGGAGCGGGCGACCTACATGACGCATCCGGTCTCGAACGAGCTGTCGCAGAAGTACGACGATCCCGCCTACCGGGGCCGGTTCCAGGACAAGGTCGAGTTCGACCGCACGTTCAGCGACTTCCTCCGTCGGGAATGGATGGTCGTCGAGGAGGGCAATGCCGACGCGGTGCGCACCTTCGCCCAGAAGCACGGCACGATCGTCACGAAGGAGCCGGTGGGCCAGGCGGGCACGGGTGTGCACCGCTACCACGCAGCCGACGTCTCGGATTGGGACGACTTCCACCGCGGGCTGCTGTCGCGCGGCGAGCTGCTGATCGAGGAGGTCATCCGCCAGCACGCCGACCTCGCGGCCGTGTGCCCCGGAACCGTGAACACCACGCGTGTCACCGCGTTCTTCGACGGCGAGAAGACCCACATCCTGGCGATGGCGCAGAAGTTCGGTCGCGGGGCGGTGAGCGACCAGATGACCTTCGGCGGCTTCTACACGATGCTCGACGAGAACGGCCATGCCGTCGGCCCCGGCTACGACTCGCATGGCCACGTGCACGAGAAGCACCCAGACAGCGGCTTCCTCATCGCAGACTTCCAGCTGCCCATGATCGACGAGGTCAGGGCGTTCGTCGACCAGGTCGCGCGCGTCGTGCCCCAGATCCAGTACGTCGGCTGGGACATCGTGGTCTCGCCGGACGGTCCGGTGCTCGTCGAGGGCAACTGGGGCGCCGGTGTCTACGAGAACAAGCCGAGCGTCACCGGCATCCGCACCGGCCACAAGCCCCGCTACCGCGAGGCGATCGGATTCTGA